The Canis aureus isolate CA01 chromosome 24, VMU_Caureus_v.1.0, whole genome shotgun sequence genome includes a window with the following:
- the BOK gene encoding bcl-2-related ovarian killer protein isoform X2, whose protein sequence is MEVLRRSSVLAAEIMDAFDRSPSDKELVAQAKALGREFVHARLLRAGLAWTAPERAAPAPGGRLAEVCAVLLRLGITWGKVVSLYSVAAGLAVDCVRQAQPALVHALVDCLGEFVRKTLAPWLRRRGGWTDVLKCVVSTEPGFRSHWLVAALCSFGRFLKAAFLVLLPER, encoded by the exons ATGGAGGTGCTGCGGCGCTCCTCGGTCCTCGCCGCGGAGATCATGGACGCCTTTGACCGCTCGCCCAGCGACAAGGAGCTGGTGGCCCAGGCCAAGGCGCTGGGCCGGGAGTTCGTGCACGCGCGGCTGCTGCGCGCCGGCCTGGCCTGGACCGCGCCCGAGCGCGCCGCTCCCGCCCCCGGGGGCCGCCTGGCCGAGGTGTGCGCGGTGCTGCTGCGCCTGG GCATCACATGGGGCAAGGTGGTGTCGCTGTACTCCGTGGCCGCAGGGCTGGCGGTGGACTGTGTGCGGCAGGCCCAGCCCGCCCTGGTCCACGCGCTCGTCGACTGCCTCGGGGAGTTCGTGCGCAAGACCCTGGCGCCCTGGCTGCGGAGGCGCGGAGGATGG ACCGACGTCCTCAAGTGTGTGGTGAGCACGGAGCCCGGCTTCCGCTCGCACTGGCTGGTGGCCGCGCTCTGCAGCTTCGGCCGCTTCCTGAAGGCCGCCTTCCTCGTGCTGCTGCCAGAGAGATGA
- the BOK gene encoding bcl-2-related ovarian killer protein isoform X1, with the protein MEVLRRSSVLAAEIMDAFDRSPSDKELVAQAKALGREFVHARLLRAGLAWTAPERAAPAPGGRLAEVCAVLLRLGDELELIRPSVYRNVARQLNISLQSESVVTDAFLAVASQIFSGGITWGKVVSLYSVAAGLAVDCVRQAQPALVHALVDCLGEFVRKTLAPWLRRRGGWTDVLKCVVSTEPGFRSHWLVAALCSFGRFLKAAFLVLLPER; encoded by the exons ATGGAGGTGCTGCGGCGCTCCTCGGTCCTCGCCGCGGAGATCATGGACGCCTTTGACCGCTCGCCCAGCGACAAGGAGCTGGTGGCCCAGGCCAAGGCGCTGGGCCGGGAGTTCGTGCACGCGCGGCTGCTGCGCGCCGGCCTGGCCTGGACCGCGCCCGAGCGCGCCGCTCCCGCCCCCGGGGGCCGCCTGGCCGAGGTGTGCGCGGTGCTGCTGCGCCTGG GGGATGAGCTGGAGCTGATCCGGCCCAGCGTCTACCGCAACGTGGCGCGCCAGCTGAACATCTCCCTGCAGTCCGAGAGCGTGGTGACTGACGCCTTCCTGGCTGTGGCATCTCAGATCTTCTCTGGAG GCATCACATGGGGCAAGGTGGTGTCGCTGTACTCCGTGGCCGCAGGGCTGGCGGTGGACTGTGTGCGGCAGGCCCAGCCCGCCCTGGTCCACGCGCTCGTCGACTGCCTCGGGGAGTTCGTGCGCAAGACCCTGGCGCCCTGGCTGCGGAGGCGCGGAGGATGG ACCGACGTCCTCAAGTGTGTGGTGAGCACGGAGCCCGGCTTCCGCTCGCACTGGCTGGTGGCCGCGCTCTGCAGCTTCGGCCGCTTCCTGAAGGCCGCCTTCCTCGTGCTGCTGCCAGAGAGATGA